DNA from Daucus carota subsp. sativus chromosome 1, DH1 v3.0, whole genome shotgun sequence:
TACATCATATGTGTACATTGTTTGTGCTTAAAACTGTCAAATATTTTATTGCAGGCAAATAGCTGTTATTATTTCAAATGGATTGATGATGAGACTTTGGAGGACGATGTTATAATTACTCGATTGAATAATGAGCGTCTACATCTACAGGATACTCTTCACGCTTATGAGACAAGGGTGCAAGAACTCGAGAATGCAATTATGCTGGAGAGAAGCAGGAAGATGCATAAGGCAATGACTTCCGTAGTAGGATTACTTTGTTTACTGATCGCATTGTTTGTGGCTTTTCTCGTGATTTAAATGTTATGTTGTTAAATCTGTCGCAATTTGGTTTCAAGCACTTGTAATGACATATTTTCAAGTTAATGTCACGGATTTAATTGTTGTACATGTATCTATCGTCCTTCATGATCTACTCATTTTAGCAGTAAATATTGTTGTATAGAATTTACTTTGTCATTTCGAAACTGTAAATATGAGTTGTCTTCTCAGCACTCTAAACAAAATAGAGACAACACTCCAAAATAAGACTGCAAAGATAACATCACTGCAGCGgggagttgtcatttcaaacttTAAAAGATACAGTACAACACACATAATGTGAAATCTGTCAGGCTTATTACTATACACATGTGAACCATGTCTTCCATCATAACACGCATGCCAATAGAAAGCATGCATTTAATCTCAATCAAAGCATGCAATAAATGAAAACATACTTCAAAATACagttggatttgaatttttgCCTAACAATAATTCATTGCCGAGCTGGCTTATAAATAGGTCCTCTAGTCTGCCTTCTACACATACATTGAACTCAGTTTTCAACTACGAAAATACAGTTGGATTTCAAAATACAGTTGGATTTCAACTACGAAAATACATCGAAAACAAtatttcattcatcacttcaaCTGCACCAAGATGGAAAAGGGTAAAAGGCCAATGTCCCCCGGCTATGAAAAACGCCTGGAACAGCAACAACACAGGAGACAACAACCGGAGCTATTGTTGGGAGGGATGCGCAGCAACCAAAACAACCAACGACCTACACTAGCTCCTAAAAGCAAACCACCACAGACCTTGACGATCAAGCGGGATCATGCGTACTATTTGCAACGCAAGTTTGGTACTAGGAGAGCCCGAAACGGCAAAGATTGGGTGCCGACAGAGCAGGAGGTTGAGGACGAGGGGAGACATTTTCCTGAAGTTGATAAACTTCAGGATGACAAACTTCGTCGCTTGGGTAGCATATTTTCTGATGCTCGCTACAATCGATACATGGCTGAAATTAAGCAAGAATGCGATGCATTGCACGCTCAGCTTGATGCACGTGATGAAGCTGATTATTGGGCAATTTGGGGAGATGTTGACGCTGAggacgatgaagatgatgatgaagaatatGGTTCCGACTATATTGTGGACATCACCAAGGATTGAGAACACTAAGGACTTACAATTctcattttaatgaaatatttaaCGGTGTATCCGGCTAGTAACTAAGGACTTatgcataatatttatttaaatgctTATTagactttttaatttatttaaatgcaTAATATTTAATCAGAATCTATTTACTGTGGAATCATGTGAAAGTTTATCTCCTGCTCGGTATGTTTTACTTGTAAATTTGATGTGAAATAAAGTTTTAGAGCCATGCCAAACCACACCTCTGTGCAAAAGATTTGTGAGCAGATATTAAATGACGATTTTGGATTAACATTAAATAAACAACTTAATGGATACGTACTGACTATTTAGAGAAACAACTTAGAGATTACACATCGGGCTGAGTATTGTACAATGGACATTTCCGGCTGCGTCTGGTGTGGCCCTCTTGCTTGCATCGACCACATTTGGAGCCTGTACGGGAACTATCCATCTCCGTTCGTATTCTCACGGACTGGCCCCTTTGTCCTCggtttttccttttctttctcaaTGCCTCGTTCGGTACAACAGTTCCAAACATTCTCCATTCCACTGGTAAGTCAATATCCCAATAACCAGTTGCTGGTAATGGATAAATCATTGGCTCCCACAATTTTAACAAAGTGGAGTTGTAGTGGAATGGGCCAATCCATTGTTTCCAGTTTATGGCATTATGGTTGCAACCAGCAATCAAATGTGAACACGGCAGGCGGTGGCATTCCCATTTCCCGCAAGTACATGTACCATTAGTTATGTCAACCACCTGTGTGTTCCCTCCCTTATTCACCCCTTTCACCCTGTACCTTTGTGTCTTAACGGAGAACAAGCCAGTTCCTCGGTTAAACGTTTCCACCCTGTGCCCGTTCGCCTTGGTTGAAATCTTCTCCAACTTATTTCTCGTCCTCAGACAAAGTTCGTGACCTTCGCTCATGCTCTCCTGCACTGCGTTCCTCTCCTTGTTGACCGTCCTAACAGTTTTATAAAACAGGAACTCAAGCATCGCGGCCACCGGTAGAAAGCGAGCCACACGCACGTTGCCATTAAAGCTCTCCGTGATGTTTGTGGTGGCCTGACCGTAACGAGCGTGGCCTTTGTCATGAGAAATTGTCCATAGGGCCGGATTTATGGCCCTCAGCCACCTAAAGGCGTCTTCCGAAATATCCCCAATCTTTTTCATGTAGGCGTCGTGTTTTCTTATCTGCATGTGGCGTATTGCCGGCGAGCCACATGTACATTTTAAGCTCAATTCCTGGGTATTTCTTGGAGAAGTTGCTCCTCACATGGTGGAGGCAGAATCTGTGAACTCCGAAAGGCGGGGTGAAACCATTGTTTTCGTCATTCATCGCAGCGAGGATCCCCGTGGCACGGTCAGAAATAATGCAAACGCCACGTCTATCTCGGCATACATGCTTCCGTAAAAGACGTAGAAACCAAGACCAGTTGTCCGTGCTCTCCTCATCAACCAAGGCAAAGCAGATGGGATATTGATGGTTGTTAGAGTCTACTCCCACCGCTACCAGCAATTTCCCATTATACTTTCCCTTAAGGAAAGTACCATCAATGGAAATAACTGGCCGTGCATACTGCCAACCATCAATCATTGCTTTCAAGCACCAAAATGCCCGAACGAATGTTGATGTACCCCTATCGGTGTGATGTGGAACCACATTAACCACGACCACGCTTCCTGGATTTGTACTGGCCATGACGTTAAGGAACCGAGGGAGCTCGTTATAGGTTGTTCGCCAGTTACCATAAGTGCTCTCCATGCCGGCCATCTTCCCCCTCCATGCTTTCATGTAACTTATCAAATGGTGGTATTCATCATTAACCATTGTTATGACGTTGCTCACCTTCAACTGAGGGGTTTGGGCCACCTGTACAAAGAAAAAAGCACTAAAATTAACAtgcaaatacaaaattaaaatagttaGGCTTATAATCATATAAGGGGTTGTACGACTTACGTAGGGAGCAACCAAACATCCAATCATTTTTGCAGAAATCTTTCGGTGGTCCTGCGTCGGCCTATCTAGGAGGCATGTGTGCTGCTCTGGACAATTTGTTATTTGAAAAAGCCCGTGGGTCTTCTTCTTCGCCGCCCTTAGCTTCCAGTTGCAGTCTCGAACCACACACTTTACTTTGTAGACGGACGTGCTGCTTTTCTCCACGAAGAAGTTCCGATCTGTTTTTATATGTGCCTCTTTGACAGCAGAAATAAGTATATCTTTGCTAGCAAATAGAGCTCCCTCGTTTAAATCATCAGCGGCCGGATCAAAAGCAAGTGACACAAGTGGGTCCCTATTTGAAACTACGACAGGCTCGTAATCTTGGCTTGTAAACCAGGGAGCTCTAGGCTCATGCATAGTCACTGCCTGTGTTTGCATACTCGTGTTGCCTTCTAGGGCTTCGTCTGAATCAGCCTCCGAAAAATCTTCTGATTCAGCAGCCTCCTCCTGTGACAAGTTCCAATCCGAATCGTCACTGCTGCTTATGGCTCTTTCCGAGCCATACTCTTCATCTTCGTCTTCGTACTCAAGTGCAAGAGTCATAACTGCACCTTTGTTCGGCATTTCACGAGGTGGTGATGGCTGTCTTCCACTCAAATCGTCCTCGTCTACAACCTCTTCAACAACAAAACGACCTGTATTACTAGAGCCGCCACCACCCCCGTATGTGTAGCCACCCTCGAAGAAGCTACTTGACCACCCTTGCATGCTTCCGTAGTCGCTTTGGCCATAGTTCCCCCCATAATCCCCTCCAAAACTCCCGCCGTAGTTTCCACCATAATTTGCATACTCTCCTCCTGTAGCGATTTGTCCGGATTGTTGTGTAAATGGCCCTCCGTACTGTTGGCTCGGCTGAGCAATACTCTCAGCCTCAATAAACAATGCTACGTCTCCCCCCAAGTGAAATCTCGTGGGTATACTTAACATTCTACTAACATCGTCGTCTGATTTAATAGACTTAACAAAAAACCCAGTAACGAGGTTAGCAACCCCGATTCTTGGATACTTGACAGTAAGCTTGACATCCCAATGATGCCTACTAATATGCATCAACTGGAAGACAATATCTCGTAATTCTTCATACGAGGTGCCCAATTTCACAAACATCATTTCTTTCGGATCTAGGGAGTAGAGAATATCGTTATCTTGTTTGATGATTTCACCTCcccaaaagaaattaacgttTACGTATCCGTCCATCTTTGATTTTGAAGTGTgtgtttttttatgattttcgtgTTGTGCTAGGATTTTCTCACAAGGTAGATTGACAATGTGAGGGATAGTATGTGAGGGATAGTTTGAAGTGTTTGTTTTTCTgatggttttggttttggtgcataATGAAGAACACAAAATGCAGCTTATAAGGACacaattcaaaagaaaataCTGTGCTTCAATAGTGGATGCATTTGCTTTCTCCACTTAATTGATTTGCAGAATCGTCCTCTCACCAAAAAAGTTATTCTTTCAGCAGTAAAAACAGGCATGAATAGTTGATGCATTTGATTTTTCCAATTAATGGATTTGCAGAATCGTCCTCTCACCAAAAAAGTCATCTTTCAGCAGTGAAAGCAGGCTTCAATAGTTGATGCAGATTGCTTTCTTCACTTAATGGATTTGCAGAAAATTGTCCTCTCAGCAAAAAAGTGAATATTTGAGCAGTAATAACAGGCATGCTGATTGAAttcttgaattatttgaatgaagTTTGCAGCTTTGTCCAGTGTTAAATCAATGCTTGGATGTGACCatacaatcaaaattatttgcaCATCCTTCAAAAAATATTTCTCTGCATCACATTTCAATATTACTTAAATACAACTTTAAATATTaggtaaataattaataaactttaaatattaggtaaataaaaaatattaggtaaataaaaaaaatatttgcgaATTAAATTAAGTGTGGGTCGCCCCTGCTGCGGGCGACCGTGTGCGGGCGAATCCCACCAACAGGGGTCGCCCTTGGCAGGGGCGACCCTGCCTGCACCAACCACCAACACAGGTCGCCCTTGCCAGGGGCGACCTTCACTCTCCAAGATTTCCTTCAGGGGTCGCCCGACTTTGAATGAATTAGGctagttagttttgaaaagttgaacgtaggttggttagttttgaaaactttacgttTAAACTGGTTATAAACGTAAGGGAGCCATCTCCCTTCGTTAttctataaaactaaatcacatttcaacgtaattttatACAACTTTcgcaattactccctccgtccccgtcGATTTTGCTTTTCGAAAGTAAAATTGACCTTTgattaaacattacaaattatctatatattatttatgaaatctgaaaattacatattaaaatagacaaaATACATTATctaatgatataaattttattattttttttaattatctaatACATGtgaatttcagtcaaaatatagtcaatttgactgatcacaagtcaaaatggacatgtaaaaggggacggaagAAATACTAGCTATATCGCCCGTATTTAAtatgaaaaatcttaaaattatcctaaattattctataaaaagaaaattctaaTATCTAGAAAATTTATGTTTacgaatatattttaaagttatttcAGTATTGACatcataaatttcaaaaaaaaaagcattaacatcataaaaaaataataaattattttaaaaattaattatccgTTTCTCTTTAAAtatgttcttttttattattaagaaaatatattaatatcataaaccATTCTGATAGAGTGAactatagtttttttttaaaaatatatgacactatataaaaaatatatgtgagAAAATAGTAATACTTTGCTACCTAatttccaaaaaaattatttaaatttatcaaaaatttgtaatattttgcttaacaaatatataat
Protein-coding regions in this window:
- the LOC135147788 gene encoding uncharacterized protein LOC135147788, which gives rise to MDGYVNVNFFWGGEIIKQDNDILYSLDPKEMMFVKLGTSYEELRDIVFQLMHISRHHWDVKLTVKYPRIGVANLVTGFFVKSIKSDDDVSRMLSIPTRFHLGGDVALFIEAESIAQPSQQYGGPFTQQSGQIATGGEYANYGGNYGGSFGGDYGGNYGQSDYGSMQGWSSSFFEGGYTYGGGGGSSNTGRFVVEEVVDEDDLSGRQPSPPREMPNKGAVMTLALEYEDEDEEYGSERAISSSDDSDWNLSQEEAAESEDFSEADSDEALEGNTSMQTQAVTMHEPRAPWFTSQDYEPVVVSNRDPLVSLAFDPAADDLNEGALFASKDILISAVKEAHIKTDRNFFVEKSSTSVYKVKCVVRDCNWKLRAAKKKTHGLFQITNCPEQHTCLLDRPTQDHRKISAKMIGCLVAPYVAQTPQLKVSNVITMVNDEYHHLISYMKAWRGKMAGMESTYGNWRTTYNELPRFLNVMASTNPGSVVVVNVVPHHTDRGTSTFVRAFWCLKAMIDGWQYARPVISIDGTFLKGKYNGKLLVAVGVDSNNHQYPICFALVDEESTDNWSWFLRLLRKHVCRDRRGVCIISDRATGILAAMNDENNGFTPPFGVHRFCLHHVRSNFSKKYPGIELKMYMWLAGNTPHADKKTRRLHEKDWGYFGRRL